In one Alnus glutinosa chromosome 14, dhAlnGlut1.1, whole genome shotgun sequence genomic region, the following are encoded:
- the LOC133856866 gene encoding uncharacterized protein LOC133856866, whose amino-acid sequence MARKLWLRRNSLVFGGVFISPNQLMREVVISIENFKRANVPTEKENDFQAIPVPPVQWKAPSLGLYKINEDATIDMKNRRMRVGIIAHDYQGLVVAARSLILHGHTDSIVAEAWAALHAIVLAKESGLLDIILEGDALEVVNEINLAIPSLSKIGHFTDDIRLIRHSLRFFRVIHVKREAISAAYVLTKATVFFVRDSIWLEETPPPVSDIVLREYLDP is encoded by the coding sequence ATGGCCAGGAAATTATGGCTGAGAAGAAATTCTTTAGTGTTTGGTGGGGTTTTTATCTCGCCAAATCAACTAATGAGGGAAGTAGTTATTTCCATTGAGAATTTTAAAAGAGCTAATGTACCAACTGAAAAGGAGAATGATTTTCAGGCTATACCTGTTCCCCCAGTCCAATGGAAGGCCCCTTCTCTAGGTCTTTATAAAATCAACGAAGATGCTACAATTGACATGAAGAACAGAAGGATGAGAGTTGGGATTATTGCTCATGATTATCAGGGACTAGTAGTGGCAGCACGCAGTCTTATATTACATGGTCATACAGATTCTATTGTTGCTGAGGCATGGGCTGCTCTTCATGCTATTGTCTTGGCGAAAGAATCAGGTTTGCTTGATATCATTTTGGAAGGAGATGCTTTGGAGGTAGTAAATGAGATTAATTTGGCCATTCCTTCTTTGAGCAAAATTGGACACTTCACTGATGATATTAGATTAATACGGCACTCTCTTAGATTTTTTCGTGTAATTCATGTAAAAAGAGAGGCAATTTCTGCTGCCTATGTATTAACTAAGGCAACTGTGTTTTTTGTCAGGGACTCAATATGGTTGGAGGAAACTCCACCTCCAGTCTCTGATATTGTTCTTAGGGAGTATTTGGACCCCTAA